In the Pungitius pungitius chromosome 5, fPunPun2.1, whole genome shotgun sequence genome, one interval contains:
- the fam169ab gene encoding microtubule-associated protein futsch isoform X2, protein MKFPVDLLASVSQTELESLAHNYMNNLLYSNPDSPEHLILSDSTQVTINISSVGFTPLYGSGDRQMVLALFSPSNPFTAVALFLLDRWWTVDDILKTADTTRGGTVEVKSLGERIVLYILNRIVYRAKEMSSEELPFLCHGEKDYAKILWNNGEAVGFYSVKPAGSFCSSFSTSSYQLPVMDSLFIRKHLRRQGFGLQMLKDFVLSFREDCLGLRYPLTQFMYKVCEKYLCQYPGDTDILWEVKSIGGPKQRTNIFKKLRAMNQRKSLVITERMEKEVLEAVSTQIKDSIPVECTVEIVEEATALSATKEAEVPLTACSSSGSKQRKIGEEKTEKAIRIEDIEAEDISAQEKTELQVSNLMKADGTSTVACEEQGEHTLDQPSTVLSQRDLEEAGVTLAPTSEEPQVEDGAPQNLNSNFCDSQITVENVASEIREEFQQEEETLEHVGEGTQVGVPDEKSEERVTQQEPTVSTRATSENIVTGKTGGANVRAVIAVDHVTTTRRSTQHSKQEDVGTTLRRSIRNTLPSTLKYPLHSQKVSEESEKEPADVEELVEESAVAEREPQDEEETSIEEDVVAVKELSEETQQLEDEQPKSEEQMVEDSQPPDTATKECQDEVVSPKTKKEQKGELQTSVIQNETQEPPAEASAGDKKAEEKEAYKQMAQEGTVQKAKEAAVDIIPLTEEHTVSKICKNSEADIPVEDSAEGNLPLAEVDEAVKLEDNIDNKDNIDVENEDVVQSIAVVTAAAEDLAPEEAGTPLPSPATHSAVLPSVKDGGTPSAEEQQSEEMANQFSSLRKLTVVLMDLQKPNHGVQDVTEAKEGNIVQKTAAKAEGELRERTMEDEDTVAQENVAMDITTTEKEALEDESTIVEVSKAEVGEPMTNLEEGERLEERDPTEGDKNIEAEEAVNQHHAQEEGPIDDEEKTMYVAEETVAKRDTVKGETSTSTPEVVESVQQIMLTAKDGQVEDVSEEDAPVVERVLRSGGKTTRSKTTTKHDDAKVEKRTEEGEPAASIRVLRKGRKPADGATKPKSKRAHTMCQGEREEDDECALPDVAQEEETIALLEETDKKEESTDEKIEENNANEDAPQDEGNTEPELCNVPEAVSGESLTDQETVGEKESAAEAAFGERAEETPNIDKAKVSDAEEALSVKSGEEAVRAISRKGRRSAAAAPGHKAKRARTQCQQEEVGEEEAPPAVVEEEKEAGQESPEDKAIEREEMVKDKDVEEEEYTVGDAEQTKDASTREEDDRSVEAVSGSVNIPSPSAEDEETTVVGQQKASPRSKRQNDDSTRRSVRKRPKVNYQENEEGERDKGGTDEEEEVTVAFDGDHGNKTAQCSSETAKEAEAAGSSKVGEEEKEEPVVIGKRVLRGRSVPSVTITPQSRSRRRSVKVSKENSPRSAHKRKGRREFRTFTMLSLTKTHVCNH, encoded by the exons ATGAAGTTCCCCGTGGACCTTCTGGCTAGCGTTAGCCAGACAGAGCTGGAAAGTTTGGCCCACAACTACATGAACAACCTCCTCTACAGTAACCCAGACTCCCCTGAACACCTCATCCTCTCTGACTCCACCCAG GTCACCATTAACATTTCCAGTGTGGGCTTCACCCCTCTCTATGGATCAGGTGACAGGCAGATGGTCCTGGCCCTCTTCTCCCCCAGCAACCCGTTCACCGCTGTGGCCCTGTTTCTGCTGGACCGCTGGTGGACGGTGGACGACATTCTCAAGACGGCAGACACCACACGGGGCGGAACCGTGGAG GTGAAGTCTTTAGGAGAAAGAATAGTTTTATACATCCTCAATCGCATTGTCTATCGAGCCAAGGAGATGAGCTCTGAGGAGCTCCCCTTCCTCTGCCATGGGGAAAAAGATTACGCAAAAATCCTCTGGAATAATGGAGAGGCTGTTGGCTTCTACTCAGTCAAGCCTGCAG GCAGCTTCTGTAGTTCCTTTTCAACCAGCAGCTATCAGCTTCCTGTGATGGACTCCCTCTTCATTAGAAAACATCTGCGTCGTCAAGGCTTTGGCCTCCAGATGCTCAAGGACTTTGTGCTAAGTTTCAGAGAGGACTGTCTGGGGTTGAGGTACCCCCTGACGCAATTCATGTATAAAG TGTGTGAGAAATACCTGTGTCAGTACCCAGGGGACACAGACATTCTGTGGGAGGTGAAAAGCATAGGCGGGCCCAAGCAGAGGACCAACATCTTCAAAAAGCTCCGGGCCATGAACCAGAGGA AATCACTTGTGATTACTGAGAGGATGGAAAAGGAGGTGTTGGAGGCAGTCAGCACTCAAATAAAAGATTCCATCCCCGTTGAATGCACGGTGGAAATTGTG GAGGAAGCGACAGCACTGAGCGCTACCAAAG AAGCAGAAGTGCCACTCACTGCCTGCAGTAGTAGTGGCTCCAAACAAAGGAAGAttggagaagaaaagacagaaaaagccATCAG AATTGAAGATATTGAAGCAGAGGACATTTCTGCACAAGAGAAGACAGAACTGCAAGTCTCCAACTTGATGAAGGCCGAT ggTACATCCACTGTGGCTTGTGAAGAGCAAGGTGAGCATACGCTGGACCAACCGTCCACCGTCCTATCCCAACGAGACCTAGAAGAAGCTGGGGTTACATTAGCACCTACGAGCGAGGAGCCACAAGTGGAAGATGGCGCTCCCCAGAATCTGAACAGCAACTTCTGTGACTCCCAGATAACAGTTGAGAATGTGGCATCAGAAATCAGGGAAGAGTTtcagcaggaagaagaaaccCTGGAACATGTGGGGGAGGGAACTCAAGTTGGGGTCCCCGATGAAAAGTCTGAAGAGAGAGTAACACAACAAGAGCCAACTGTATCAACACGTGCAACGTCAGAGAATATTGTAACTGGAAAAACCGGTGGAGCCAATGTAAGGGCTGTGATAGCTGTAGACCATGTAACCACCACACGTAGATCTACTCAGCACAGCAAGCAAGAGGATGTAGGGACAACTCTGAGAAGAAGCATTAGGAACACCCTTCCATCCACACTGAAATACCCCCTTCACAGCCAGAAAGTATCTGAAGAATCAGAGAAAGAGCCCGCTGATGTGGAAGAGCTAGTGGAGGAGTCCGCTGTAGCTGAGAGGGAACcacaagatgaagaagaaacctCCATAGAAGAGGATGTAGTTGCAGTGAAAGAATTATCTGAAGAAACACAACAGCTGGAAGATGAACAACCCAAAAGTGAAGAGCAGATGGTGGAAGACAGCCAGCCTCCAGATACTGCAACAAAGGAATGTCAAGATGAAGTAGTAAGCCCCAAAACTAAGAAAGAACAAAAGGGGGAGCTGCAaacatcagtgatacagaatgaGACCCAAGAGCCCCCTGCTGAAGCTTCTGCTGGTGACAAGAaagcagaggaaaaggaagCGTACAAACAGATGGCGCAAGAAGGTACCGTTCAAAAGGCAAAGGAAGCAGCAGTGGACATTATACCCTTGACTGAGGAACACACTGTTTCTAAGATTTGTAAAAATAGTGAGGCAGACATTCCAGTAGAAGATTCTGCTGAAGGGAACCTTCCACTAGCTGAGGTAGATGAGGCAGTGAAACTGGAAGATAACATAGATAACAAGGATAACATAGATGTGGAGAATGAGGATGTTGTTCAGAGCATAGCTGTAGTCACAGCCGCTGCAGAGGATTTAGCACCAGAAGAGGCAGGGACACCATTACCTTCACCAGCCACACACTCAGCTGTACTTCCATCAGTCAAAGACGGGGGAACGCCGTCAGCAGAGGAGCAACAGAGTGAGGAAATGGCAAACCAGTTTTCTTCCCTCCGCAAATTGACAGTGGTTTTAATGGACCTGCAGAAACCCAACCACGGCGTCCAGGATGTAACAGAAGCTAAAGAGGGCAATATTGTACAAAAGACTGCTGCTAAGGCTGAAGGGGAACTGAGGGAAAGGACCATGGAAGATGAAGACACAGTAGCACAGGAGAATGTTGCTATGGATATAACAACAACTGAGAAGGAAGCGTTAGAAGACGAATCAACGATAGTTGAGGTGAGCAAGGCAGAGGTGGGAGAACCCATGACTAatctggaggaaggagagagactTGAAGAAAGGGATCCAACTGAAGGAGACAAAAATATAGAGGCAGAGGAAGCTGTCAACCAACACCATGCTCAGGAGGAGGGACCTATCGATGATGAGGAAAAGACCATGTATGTTGCAGAGGAAACAGTCGCAAAGCGAGATACAGTGAAAGGAGAAACGTCAACCTCCACGCCTGAAGTGGTAGAAAGTGTACAGCAGATAATGTTGACAGCAAAGGACGGGCAGGTAGAAGATGTATCCGAGGAAGATGCCCCAGTTGTTGAAAGAGTTCTAAGAAGTGGAGGAAAGACAACAAGAAGTAAAACCACAACAAAACACGATGATGCGAAAGTGGAGAAAAGAACAGAGGAAGGTGAACCAGCAGCCAGCATTCGAGTTCTGAGGAAGGGAAGGAAGCCAGCAGATGGAGCAACAAAACCTAAATCCAAAAGAGCTCATACAATGTGTCAGGGGGAGCGAGAGGAAGACGACGAATGTGCTCTACCCGATGTGGCACAAGAAGAGGAAACCATAGCTCTGCTGGAGGAAACCgacaaaaaagaggaaagcacaGATGAGAAGATTGAAGAAAACAATGCCAATGAGGATGCACCTCAGGACGAAGGAAACACAGAGCCTGAGCTCTGCAATGTGCCAGAAGCTGTTTCAGGAGAATCACTCACAGATCAAGAGACAGTGGGGGAGAAAGAGTCTGCTGCAGAGGCTGCTTTTGGGGAAAGAGCTGAAGAGACACCTAATATAGACAAGGCAAAGGTTAGTGATGCCGAAGAAGCACTGTCTGTTAAAAGTGGTGAAGAGGCAGTGAGAGCCATATCAAGGAAGGGAAGacggtctgctgctgctgcaccgggACATAAAGCCAAAAGAGCCCGCACACAGTGTCAGCAGGAGGAagtgggagaagaagaagccccTCCTGCTGTagtagaagaggaaaaagaggctgGGCAGGAATCCCCTGAGGACAAAGCGATAGAGCGAGAGGAAATGGTGAAAGACAAAGatgtggaagaggaagagtaCACCGTGGGAGATGCAGAGCAGACGAAGGACGCCTCGACGCGGGAAGAGGACGACAGGAGTGTGGAAGCTGTGAGTGGCAGTGTTAATATCCCATCTCCGTCAGCCGAGGACGAGGAAACCACAGTCGTGGGACAACAGAAAGCATCACCAAGATCCAAAAGGCAGAACGACGACTCCACACGGAGATCTGTACGGAAAAGGCCAAAAGTGAATTACCAGGAAAACGAAGAGGGGGAGCGAGATAAGGGAGGCActgacgaggaggaagaagttACAGTAGCATTCGATGGGGACCACGGCAACAAGACAGCCCAATGTTCCTCAGAGACAGCTAAGGAGGCAGAGGCAGCAGGCTCAAGCAAAGtaggcgaggaggagaaggaggaaccTGTAGTGATTGGGAAGAGAGTTTTAAGAGGCAGGTCAGTTCCTTCCGTGACAATAACACCGCAGTCCAGATCCAGACGCCGCAGCGTTAAAGTGTCCAAAGAAAACAGCCCTCGATCGGCGCACAAGAGAAAAGGCCGCAGAGAGTTTAGAACCTTCACAATGCTGTCGTTGACAAAGACACATGTGTGCAATCACTAA
- the fam169ab gene encoding microtubule-associated protein futsch isoform X1 — MKFPVDLLASVSQTELESLAHNYMNNLLYSNPDSPEHLILSDSTQVTINISSVGFTPLYGSGDRQMVLALFSPSNPFTAVALFLLDRWWTVDDILKTADTTRGGTVEVKSLGERIVLYILNRIVYRAKEMSSEELPFLCHGEKDYAKILWNNGEAVGFYSVKPAGSFCSSFSTSSYQLPVMDSLFIRKHLRRQGFGLQMLKDFVLSFREDCLGLRYPLTQFMYKVCEKYLCQYPGDTDILWEVKSIGGPKQRTNIFKKLRAMNQRTVSAGLSFAESLVITERMEKEVLEAVSTQIKDSIPVECTVEIVEEATALSATKEAEVPLTACSSSGSKQRKIGEEKTEKAIRIEDIEAEDISAQEKTELQVSNLMKADGTSTVACEEQGEHTLDQPSTVLSQRDLEEAGVTLAPTSEEPQVEDGAPQNLNSNFCDSQITVENVASEIREEFQQEEETLEHVGEGTQVGVPDEKSEERVTQQEPTVSTRATSENIVTGKTGGANVRAVIAVDHVTTTRRSTQHSKQEDVGTTLRRSIRNTLPSTLKYPLHSQKVSEESEKEPADVEELVEESAVAEREPQDEEETSIEEDVVAVKELSEETQQLEDEQPKSEEQMVEDSQPPDTATKECQDEVVSPKTKKEQKGELQTSVIQNETQEPPAEASAGDKKAEEKEAYKQMAQEGTVQKAKEAAVDIIPLTEEHTVSKICKNSEADIPVEDSAEGNLPLAEVDEAVKLEDNIDNKDNIDVENEDVVQSIAVVTAAAEDLAPEEAGTPLPSPATHSAVLPSVKDGGTPSAEEQQSEEMANQFSSLRKLTVVLMDLQKPNHGVQDVTEAKEGNIVQKTAAKAEGELRERTMEDEDTVAQENVAMDITTTEKEALEDESTIVEVSKAEVGEPMTNLEEGERLEERDPTEGDKNIEAEEAVNQHHAQEEGPIDDEEKTMYVAEETVAKRDTVKGETSTSTPEVVESVQQIMLTAKDGQVEDVSEEDAPVVERVLRSGGKTTRSKTTTKHDDAKVEKRTEEGEPAASIRVLRKGRKPADGATKPKSKRAHTMCQGEREEDDECALPDVAQEEETIALLEETDKKEESTDEKIEENNANEDAPQDEGNTEPELCNVPEAVSGESLTDQETVGEKESAAEAAFGERAEETPNIDKAKVSDAEEALSVKSGEEAVRAISRKGRRSAAAAPGHKAKRARTQCQQEEVGEEEAPPAVVEEEKEAGQESPEDKAIEREEMVKDKDVEEEEYTVGDAEQTKDASTREEDDRSVEAVSGSVNIPSPSAEDEETTVVGQQKASPRSKRQNDDSTRRSVRKRPKVNYQENEEGERDKGGTDEEEEVTVAFDGDHGNKTAQCSSETAKEAEAAGSSKVGEEEKEEPVVIGKRVLRGRSVPSVTITPQSRSRRRSVKVSKENSPRSAHKRKGRREFRTFTMLSLTKTHVCNH, encoded by the exons ATGAAGTTCCCCGTGGACCTTCTGGCTAGCGTTAGCCAGACAGAGCTGGAAAGTTTGGCCCACAACTACATGAACAACCTCCTCTACAGTAACCCAGACTCCCCTGAACACCTCATCCTCTCTGACTCCACCCAG GTCACCATTAACATTTCCAGTGTGGGCTTCACCCCTCTCTATGGATCAGGTGACAGGCAGATGGTCCTGGCCCTCTTCTCCCCCAGCAACCCGTTCACCGCTGTGGCCCTGTTTCTGCTGGACCGCTGGTGGACGGTGGACGACATTCTCAAGACGGCAGACACCACACGGGGCGGAACCGTGGAG GTGAAGTCTTTAGGAGAAAGAATAGTTTTATACATCCTCAATCGCATTGTCTATCGAGCCAAGGAGATGAGCTCTGAGGAGCTCCCCTTCCTCTGCCATGGGGAAAAAGATTACGCAAAAATCCTCTGGAATAATGGAGAGGCTGTTGGCTTCTACTCAGTCAAGCCTGCAG GCAGCTTCTGTAGTTCCTTTTCAACCAGCAGCTATCAGCTTCCTGTGATGGACTCCCTCTTCATTAGAAAACATCTGCGTCGTCAAGGCTTTGGCCTCCAGATGCTCAAGGACTTTGTGCTAAGTTTCAGAGAGGACTGTCTGGGGTTGAGGTACCCCCTGACGCAATTCATGTATAAAG TGTGTGAGAAATACCTGTGTCAGTACCCAGGGGACACAGACATTCTGTGGGAGGTGAAAAGCATAGGCGGGCCCAAGCAGAGGACCAACATCTTCAAAAAGCTCCGGGCCATGAACCAGAGGA CGGTATCCGCGGGTCTGTCCTTTGCAGAATCACTTGTGATTACTGAGAGGATGGAAAAGGAGGTGTTGGAGGCAGTCAGCACTCAAATAAAAGATTCCATCCCCGTTGAATGCACGGTGGAAATTGTG GAGGAAGCGACAGCACTGAGCGCTACCAAAG AAGCAGAAGTGCCACTCACTGCCTGCAGTAGTAGTGGCTCCAAACAAAGGAAGAttggagaagaaaagacagaaaaagccATCAG AATTGAAGATATTGAAGCAGAGGACATTTCTGCACAAGAGAAGACAGAACTGCAAGTCTCCAACTTGATGAAGGCCGAT ggTACATCCACTGTGGCTTGTGAAGAGCAAGGTGAGCATACGCTGGACCAACCGTCCACCGTCCTATCCCAACGAGACCTAGAAGAAGCTGGGGTTACATTAGCACCTACGAGCGAGGAGCCACAAGTGGAAGATGGCGCTCCCCAGAATCTGAACAGCAACTTCTGTGACTCCCAGATAACAGTTGAGAATGTGGCATCAGAAATCAGGGAAGAGTTtcagcaggaagaagaaaccCTGGAACATGTGGGGGAGGGAACTCAAGTTGGGGTCCCCGATGAAAAGTCTGAAGAGAGAGTAACACAACAAGAGCCAACTGTATCAACACGTGCAACGTCAGAGAATATTGTAACTGGAAAAACCGGTGGAGCCAATGTAAGGGCTGTGATAGCTGTAGACCATGTAACCACCACACGTAGATCTACTCAGCACAGCAAGCAAGAGGATGTAGGGACAACTCTGAGAAGAAGCATTAGGAACACCCTTCCATCCACACTGAAATACCCCCTTCACAGCCAGAAAGTATCTGAAGAATCAGAGAAAGAGCCCGCTGATGTGGAAGAGCTAGTGGAGGAGTCCGCTGTAGCTGAGAGGGAACcacaagatgaagaagaaacctCCATAGAAGAGGATGTAGTTGCAGTGAAAGAATTATCTGAAGAAACACAACAGCTGGAAGATGAACAACCCAAAAGTGAAGAGCAGATGGTGGAAGACAGCCAGCCTCCAGATACTGCAACAAAGGAATGTCAAGATGAAGTAGTAAGCCCCAAAACTAAGAAAGAACAAAAGGGGGAGCTGCAaacatcagtgatacagaatgaGACCCAAGAGCCCCCTGCTGAAGCTTCTGCTGGTGACAAGAaagcagaggaaaaggaagCGTACAAACAGATGGCGCAAGAAGGTACCGTTCAAAAGGCAAAGGAAGCAGCAGTGGACATTATACCCTTGACTGAGGAACACACTGTTTCTAAGATTTGTAAAAATAGTGAGGCAGACATTCCAGTAGAAGATTCTGCTGAAGGGAACCTTCCACTAGCTGAGGTAGATGAGGCAGTGAAACTGGAAGATAACATAGATAACAAGGATAACATAGATGTGGAGAATGAGGATGTTGTTCAGAGCATAGCTGTAGTCACAGCCGCTGCAGAGGATTTAGCACCAGAAGAGGCAGGGACACCATTACCTTCACCAGCCACACACTCAGCTGTACTTCCATCAGTCAAAGACGGGGGAACGCCGTCAGCAGAGGAGCAACAGAGTGAGGAAATGGCAAACCAGTTTTCTTCCCTCCGCAAATTGACAGTGGTTTTAATGGACCTGCAGAAACCCAACCACGGCGTCCAGGATGTAACAGAAGCTAAAGAGGGCAATATTGTACAAAAGACTGCTGCTAAGGCTGAAGGGGAACTGAGGGAAAGGACCATGGAAGATGAAGACACAGTAGCACAGGAGAATGTTGCTATGGATATAACAACAACTGAGAAGGAAGCGTTAGAAGACGAATCAACGATAGTTGAGGTGAGCAAGGCAGAGGTGGGAGAACCCATGACTAatctggaggaaggagagagactTGAAGAAAGGGATCCAACTGAAGGAGACAAAAATATAGAGGCAGAGGAAGCTGTCAACCAACACCATGCTCAGGAGGAGGGACCTATCGATGATGAGGAAAAGACCATGTATGTTGCAGAGGAAACAGTCGCAAAGCGAGATACAGTGAAAGGAGAAACGTCAACCTCCACGCCTGAAGTGGTAGAAAGTGTACAGCAGATAATGTTGACAGCAAAGGACGGGCAGGTAGAAGATGTATCCGAGGAAGATGCCCCAGTTGTTGAAAGAGTTCTAAGAAGTGGAGGAAAGACAACAAGAAGTAAAACCACAACAAAACACGATGATGCGAAAGTGGAGAAAAGAACAGAGGAAGGTGAACCAGCAGCCAGCATTCGAGTTCTGAGGAAGGGAAGGAAGCCAGCAGATGGAGCAACAAAACCTAAATCCAAAAGAGCTCATACAATGTGTCAGGGGGAGCGAGAGGAAGACGACGAATGTGCTCTACCCGATGTGGCACAAGAAGAGGAAACCATAGCTCTGCTGGAGGAAACCgacaaaaaagaggaaagcacaGATGAGAAGATTGAAGAAAACAATGCCAATGAGGATGCACCTCAGGACGAAGGAAACACAGAGCCTGAGCTCTGCAATGTGCCAGAAGCTGTTTCAGGAGAATCACTCACAGATCAAGAGACAGTGGGGGAGAAAGAGTCTGCTGCAGAGGCTGCTTTTGGGGAAAGAGCTGAAGAGACACCTAATATAGACAAGGCAAAGGTTAGTGATGCCGAAGAAGCACTGTCTGTTAAAAGTGGTGAAGAGGCAGTGAGAGCCATATCAAGGAAGGGAAGacggtctgctgctgctgcaccgggACATAAAGCCAAAAGAGCCCGCACACAGTGTCAGCAGGAGGAagtgggagaagaagaagccccTCCTGCTGTagtagaagaggaaaaagaggctgGGCAGGAATCCCCTGAGGACAAAGCGATAGAGCGAGAGGAAATGGTGAAAGACAAAGatgtggaagaggaagagtaCACCGTGGGAGATGCAGAGCAGACGAAGGACGCCTCGACGCGGGAAGAGGACGACAGGAGTGTGGAAGCTGTGAGTGGCAGTGTTAATATCCCATCTCCGTCAGCCGAGGACGAGGAAACCACAGTCGTGGGACAACAGAAAGCATCACCAAGATCCAAAAGGCAGAACGACGACTCCACACGGAGATCTGTACGGAAAAGGCCAAAAGTGAATTACCAGGAAAACGAAGAGGGGGAGCGAGATAAGGGAGGCActgacgaggaggaagaagttACAGTAGCATTCGATGGGGACCACGGCAACAAGACAGCCCAATGTTCCTCAGAGACAGCTAAGGAGGCAGAGGCAGCAGGCTCAAGCAAAGtaggcgaggaggagaaggaggaaccTGTAGTGATTGGGAAGAGAGTTTTAAGAGGCAGGTCAGTTCCTTCCGTGACAATAACACCGCAGTCCAGATCCAGACGCCGCAGCGTTAAAGTGTCCAAAGAAAACAGCCCTCGATCGGCGCACAAGAGAAAAGGCCGCAGAGAGTTTAGAACCTTCACAATGCTGTCGTTGACAAAGACACATGTGTGCAATCACTAA